The genomic stretch GTGACCGAAACAGCCATCCACAGATTAAACGACACCGTTCCcgtatctctctctttcttcatcTCTTCCCCGACCCAGCTCGGGACTTTCAGCTGTCCCTTCTCTCCCGCCGTTAGGGTTTCTCCTACCGAAACCGATTTCTTGGTCTCCACGTAAACCGGTTGGAAATACTCCATGGCCAAGAAATCCTCTACCGCGACCGCGTTTTCGTTGTAGATGAATCCTTGGATTCGATTGAAGTAGGCTGTTAGTTTCGAGTTCGGATTCTCGACGGTGAGATTAGCCGTCCATTGCGCGGAGAATACCGGTTCGGTTAGGTTGAAATTGGAGACGGAGAAATTGGTTACGGAGAAATCCGGGATTTGAGGACGGAGGACGAGCCATGTTATGGTGGTGGAGATGCAAATGAAGACGGCTAAAATGACTAAACCGGTGAGGATCCCTCTGAAGAAACCAGACGGAGGAGGTGGTCTTTGGTAAACCGGGTTTTGCTGAGGTGGTGGGTATGAAGAACCGTAATAGGAAGCGGGTGGGGCTTGTGCGTAGGCGTATTGGTTGTGATTGTAAGGTGCGTTTGGGTAGTTTGGGTATGGGGCTTGAGGGTAGCCTGGAAAGCCCATAACGGGTGGGTAAGATTGTTGTTGC from Raphanus sativus cultivar WK10039 unplaced genomic scaffold, ASM80110v3 Scaffold1837, whole genome shotgun sequence encodes the following:
- the LOC130504859 gene encoding NDR1/HIN1-like protein 10, with the translated sequence MPSPPEVETQPKNDSGSDQTSERDTNPPPPPTPQSQPPPSQTQQQSYPPVMGFPGYPQAPYPNYPNAPYNHNQYAYAQAPPASYYGSSYPPPQQNPVYQRPPPPSGFFRGILTGLVILAVFICISTTITWLVLRPQIPDFSVTNFSVSNFNLTEPVFSAQWTANLTVENPNSKLTAYFNRIQGFIYNENAVAVEDFLAMEYFQPVYVETKKSVSVGETLTAGEKGQLKVPSWVGEEMKKERDTGTVSFNLWMAVSVTFKTEGWSARERGLKVFCGKLKVAFEGGSGNGAVLLPKPLPCVVYV